The DNA region GCACCAGGTTCTTCTCCGCCCCCACAGCCGGTAAGGGAAATTATTAACCCTAAAACCAGCATGAGAACAAGAACTTTAAGAGCACGCCCCCTCAAAAAACATACCTCCCAATCAGTTAATGATTTATCTTGTTAAAGTGTTCGACGCAAAACGACATTTCCCTGCCAGCTGAGGGAAATTGTAAATTTTTATACAACTACTTCCATTATTTCCCGCAAAGCGCTGATAAACTTCCGGTTGGCGTCCTGGCTCCCAACACTTACACGCATAAAACCAGGCTCCCCAAATTGGGCACCAGGCCTGACTACAATACCCCGCTGAACTAATTTTTCATAGATTATACCGGCATCACCACCGGTATCTATGAAGAGAAAATTAGCACAAGAAGGTACGAAGTTCATACCCATACGGTTAATTTCTCCCTCCAAATATTGCCGCTGGACATCGTTTATACAGCGCATCTCTTCCATATATTTCCTATCTTTTAATGCCGCCAGCGCACCTGCCTGGGCTACTCCGTTCACATTAAAAGGTGGCCTTACCTTGTGCACGGCACAGACTGTTTCTTTACCGGCAATTAAGTAACCTACCCTGGCCCCGGCCAGGCCATATATCTTGGAAAAAGTACGAATAACCCCTATGTTCGGAAATTGATTTAAAAGGTTAATTGCTGTCAATCTCTGTGGGTCCGGGGTAAATTCCATATAAGCTTCATCCAACATTACCATCACATGCGAGGGAATTTTGCTTAAAAACCTTTGTACTTTTTGGGGTTCAAGCATTGTACCGGTGGGATTATTGGGATTGCAAATATATATCAGCTTAACTTTATCGTCAACTTCGGACAGCATAGCGTCCAAATCCACCGTATAATCAAGCAGCGGCACGGGCACCGGCTCTGCACCCACCATACGGGTTGCCACGGCATAAGCACCGAAAGAAGGCGACGGAAAAATAACCCTGTCCCCAGGGCCGGCAAAAGTCTGCGCCACTAAGTTTATCATTTCATCGGCCCCATTACTTAAAAGTAAATTCGTATTTTCAACACCGAATTCCCCGGCCAGTGCTCCTGAAAGTTCTACACTGTAAGAAGAAGGATAGAAATTCACTTTGGCAGCGGCCTCTTGCATAGCTTTTACCGCAGCCGGCGAAGGGCCGTTAAAATTCTCATTAAATGACAATTTATATACATTATCCATTCCTAGTTTCTCTTTTATTTCTTCCACCGATAAATCCGGTAACTCCTGTGGAAAAGGCTTCATTTGCTGTATGTTTGGCCTAACGGACCCTTGTATAGATTTCATATTTGGTATGTCCTTTCTAACGGTAATGTTTATGCAACGAAAGACTTATCTCAAACATGTACGGCCTACATTGTCAGCGGCAAGAATAGCTTTCTCCACCATGCCCGGAGTCACTTTAAAGGGCATGTTGTTCATGTCTTCCGCGTCTACCGCTCCTTTTCCCACCAGGGCTAACTCTTTTTCCGACGGATCAATTACCCCCAGTTGCTTTAAAGTAACCGGAAGCCCCATGGGAACGAGCCTTGCAGCCAAATCTTGAGCATCGTGTAAACGCTCTTCCAGCATCAGTTGGCCGAGGATGCCAAAAGCGACCGTTTCACCGTGATACATTTGGTGCACCTGGGGAAGATACGTTAGCCCCGAATATATGGCATGGGCACCGGCAGTCCGGCATTGATCCCCGCCCAACCCACTGACCATGCCGCTTAACATGATGATTCCGTCAATTACCTGGTCCAGCGCAAAAGAAACCGTTTTGTTTTGAACACTGTGCACGGCATCTTCTCCATGATCCAACAAAACCTGCCGACACAGCAGAGCTGTTTCCCTGGCGGCAAAAATTACAGCACTTTTTAAATTGCGTGAGGTGGTATCCACTTCATACCATTTGGCCAGGGTGTCTCCTACTCCGGCTGCCAACAGCCGCACCGGGGCTGCCGCAATAATGGATGAATCCACCAGTACAGCCGCAGGAGTCTGGGCCTGGGGGGATAACTCTATAAATACACCTTCATCCGTATATGTAACCGAGAGAGGAGTCCAGGGTGCACATGTAGCAGCAATGGTGGGTACGGTAATCACAGGCTTGTCCAGTTGAAAGGCAACAGCCTTGGCTGTGTCCAGTGCCTTACCGCCTCCAACACCTATTATTATGTTTGTGCTGCTATCAATTTCCCGCACCAGGCTTTGCACATTGGACGGAGAGCATTCCCCCCCGTACCAGTGCACACCGCTAACGTTAATCCCTTTTTCCCTGCACCCACTTAAGATCTGGTCCTTGGCTACGGCCAGAGCAGTGTTGCCACCTACCAGTGCCACTACATTACCTTCTCCGCCGCAGTAATCGCCCACCCGGCCTAAAATCCCCGGCTCTCTCACATAGATACCAGGGGAAATTTTTCTTTGCATAAATTTGACCTCCCAAGTTGATCTTTATCTATGGTCTATCTCACCATAATTCGACACCGCATAAACCATTCCTTCCTTCTACCAATCCATCTACCAATCAAGGTTATAAACTAATATGAGCCTACTGTCATCCTGCTCCATGGCATGCAGATGCTTACCGGATAACATTTGCAAACTATGCTTGCCCCATATGTTTTGGTGTA from Bacillota bacterium includes:
- the hisC gene encoding histidinol-phosphate transaminase, with the protein product MKSIQGSVRPNIQQMKPFPQELPDLSVEEIKEKLGMDNVYKLSFNENFNGPSPAAVKAMQEAAAKVNFYPSSYSVELSGALAGEFGVENTNLLLSNGADEMINLVAQTFAGPGDRVIFPSPSFGAYAVATRMVGAEPVPVPLLDYTVDLDAMLSEVDDKVKLIYICNPNNPTGTMLEPQKVQRFLSKIPSHVMVMLDEAYMEFTPDPQRLTAINLLNQFPNIGVIRTFSKIYGLAGARVGYLIAGKETVCAVHKVRPPFNVNGVAQAGALAALKDRKYMEEMRCINDVQRQYLEGEINRMGMNFVPSCANFLFIDTGGDAGIIYEKLVQRGIVVRPGAQFGEPGFMRVSVGSQDANRKFISALREIMEVVV
- a CDS encoding iron-containing alcohol dehydrogenase family protein, whose product is MQRKISPGIYVREPGILGRVGDYCGGEGNVVALVGGNTALAVAKDQILSGCREKGINVSGVHWYGGECSPSNVQSLVREIDSSTNIIIGVGGGKALDTAKAVAFQLDKPVITVPTIAATCAPWTPLSVTYTDEGVFIELSPQAQTPAAVLVDSSIIAAAPVRLLAAGVGDTLAKWYEVDTTSRNLKSAVIFAARETALLCRQVLLDHGEDAVHSVQNKTVSFALDQVIDGIIMLSGMVSGLGGDQCRTAGAHAIYSGLTYLPQVHQMYHGETVAFGILGQLMLEERLHDAQDLAARLVPMGLPVTLKQLGVIDPSEKELALVGKGAVDAEDMNNMPFKVTPGMVEKAILAADNVGRTCLR